Proteins co-encoded in one Opitutus terrae PB90-1 genomic window:
- a CDS encoding threonine/serine ThrE exporter family protein has protein sequence MSTSPLPPPEPIDLAPLCAETALKLLQHGAESALVESLARRVGLALGAERVEVALMANAVTVTVRISGRSKTTVRRNEDRGINMHTVMEVQRLVLEAEEGKIDRVHYRQRLLALEPVHHPRWLVAVAVGLSCACFARLSASDWAGCALVAVASSVAMAARQQLAARHFSPLVVFFLTAFVATSITVVGFAYELSRTPKAAMAASVLLLVPGYPLINAVSDMVKGYINTGISRGMFALLLSGATCLGIVAAMSIWGVWGWLS, from the coding sequence ATGAGCACGTCACCACTCCCTCCTCCGGAGCCCATCGACCTGGCTCCGCTCTGCGCGGAGACGGCGTTGAAGCTGTTGCAGCATGGAGCGGAAAGCGCGCTGGTTGAATCGCTCGCGCGCCGGGTTGGGCTGGCGCTGGGAGCGGAACGCGTGGAGGTCGCATTGATGGCGAATGCGGTCACGGTGACCGTGCGGATCAGCGGCCGGAGCAAGACGACGGTGCGCCGCAACGAGGATCGCGGAATCAACATGCACACCGTGATGGAGGTGCAGCGGCTGGTGCTCGAGGCGGAGGAGGGGAAGATCGATCGCGTGCACTACCGTCAGCGCTTGCTTGCGCTCGAGCCGGTCCATCATCCGCGGTGGCTGGTCGCGGTCGCGGTCGGGTTGTCCTGCGCGTGCTTCGCGCGGTTGAGTGCGTCGGATTGGGCGGGTTGCGCGCTCGTGGCCGTGGCGAGCTCCGTCGCGATGGCCGCCCGACAACAGCTCGCCGCACGACATTTCAGTCCGCTGGTGGTGTTTTTTCTCACGGCGTTCGTGGCGACGTCGATCACGGTGGTGGGCTTCGCGTATGAGCTGAGTCGAACACCGAAGGCGGCGATGGCGGCGAGCGTGCTTCTGCTCGTGCCCGGTTATCCGCTGATCAACGCGGTCTCGGACATGGTGAAAGGCTACATCAACACGGGAATCTCGCGGGGGATGTTCGCGTTGCTGCTGTCAGGTGCGACCTGCCTCGGGATCGTGGCGGCGATGAGCATCTGGGGCGTGTGGGGGTGGCTGTCATGA
- a CDS encoding cobyric acid synthase: MKALAVLGTSSGAGKTWMATALCAWLRREGVRVAPFKAQNMSNNASVTPDGGEIARAQVVQAEACGLTPCVEMNPILLKPSGPMGSQVVLLGRAQPHQSGRDYYRDFERNWALVRDVLEGWKSRCDVLVLEGAGSPVELNLMDRDLVNLRPIRQLDGRWLLVGDIDRGGIYAQLAGTWNLLPAEDRARGLGAIVNRFRGDIGLFPNPADWLAPHASGLPVLGTVPFRPDLQPEEEDGLRAEDEDRGEGDTIAWVRLPHAANLSDCQPWWDDAGVRTRWTADPAVLGSARAIILPGTKNTLADLRWLRARGLDRAILAAAERGTLVIGVCGGYQLLGERLSDPSGVAGDVGDEPGLGLLPVRTEFRAPKIVRPVMAQCDGERWCAYEIHMGRTASTAEIEPLHIVEENGQPRAEGVRRGRVWGTYLHGWFESPRLRAKVAQAAGLVAHRPAARLWGEKRQDVYRAMADHIAEHLDLAPVRRYLGL, translated from the coding sequence ATGAAAGCGCTGGCGGTTCTCGGCACATCGTCGGGCGCAGGGAAAACGTGGATGGCCACGGCGCTGTGCGCGTGGCTGCGGCGCGAGGGCGTGCGCGTGGCGCCGTTCAAGGCGCAGAACATGTCGAACAACGCGTCGGTGACGCCGGACGGCGGCGAGATCGCGCGGGCGCAGGTCGTGCAGGCGGAGGCGTGCGGGCTGACGCCGTGCGTGGAGATGAACCCAATCTTGCTGAAACCGAGCGGACCGATGGGCTCGCAGGTCGTGTTGCTCGGCCGCGCGCAGCCGCATCAGAGCGGACGCGACTACTACCGCGATTTCGAGCGCAACTGGGCGCTGGTGCGCGACGTGTTGGAGGGTTGGAAATCGCGCTGTGACGTGTTGGTGCTCGAAGGCGCGGGCAGTCCGGTCGAGTTGAACCTGATGGATCGCGATCTCGTGAACCTGCGGCCGATCCGGCAGCTGGATGGACGGTGGCTGCTTGTGGGCGACATCGATCGCGGCGGAATTTACGCGCAGCTCGCCGGCACGTGGAACCTGCTGCCGGCCGAGGATCGCGCGCGCGGACTCGGCGCGATCGTTAACCGGTTTCGCGGCGACATTGGGCTGTTCCCGAATCCGGCGGACTGGCTCGCGCCGCACGCGTCGGGATTGCCGGTGCTTGGCACCGTACCTTTCCGGCCGGACCTGCAGCCGGAGGAGGAGGACGGGCTGCGCGCCGAAGACGAGGACCGCGGCGAAGGCGACACGATCGCGTGGGTGCGGCTGCCGCACGCCGCGAATCTCAGCGATTGCCAGCCGTGGTGGGACGATGCCGGCGTGCGCACGCGATGGACGGCGGATCCCGCGGTGCTCGGCTCGGCTCGAGCGATCATTTTGCCCGGCACTAAAAACACGCTGGCGGATCTGCGCTGGTTGCGCGCACGCGGGTTGGATCGGGCGATCCTCGCCGCGGCGGAGCGGGGGACACTCGTGATCGGCGTGTGTGGAGGATATCAATTGCTCGGCGAGCGACTGAGCGATCCGAGCGGGGTGGCGGGTGACGTGGGCGACGAGCCCGGACTCGGACTGCTGCCGGTGCGCACGGAGTTTCGCGCCCCCAAAATCGTTCGCCCCGTGATGGCGCAGTGCGATGGCGAGCGCTGGTGCGCTTACGAGATTCACATGGGGCGGACGGCGTCGACGGCGGAGATCGAGCCGCTGCACATCGTCGAGGAGAATGGACAACCGCGCGCAGAAGGCGTGCGACGCGGTCGCGTTTGGGGCACGTATCTGCACGGCTGGTTCGAATCGCCGCGCTTGCGCGCGAAGGTGGCGCAGGCGGCCGGCCTCGTCGCGCACCGGCCGGCGGCGAGGTTGTGGGGCGAGAAACGTCAGGACGTATATCGCGCCATGGCCGATCACATTGCCGAGCACCTGGATCTTGCGCCGGTGCGGCGGTATCTGGGGCTGTAG
- a CDS encoding threonine/serine exporter family protein yields MILLELLQDMALAAVPAIGFGMLFNVPRGVLWHCAVLGAIGHGLRFLLQRAGVPVELATLIAASAVSFLGVWDAPRLRAHPKVFTVAAVIPMIPGVPLFTTLITIQLIQQHGATDALLSQAINSGLRAFFVIGALAVGLAMPGLLFYRRRPVV; encoded by the coding sequence ATGATTCTCCTCGAGCTGCTGCAGGACATGGCATTGGCCGCGGTGCCGGCGATCGGGTTCGGCATGTTGTTCAACGTTCCCCGCGGCGTGCTGTGGCATTGCGCGGTGCTGGGCGCGATCGGGCACGGGCTGCGGTTTCTGCTGCAGCGCGCCGGCGTGCCGGTGGAACTCGCGACCCTGATCGCGGCGTCGGCGGTGAGCTTCCTTGGCGTGTGGGATGCGCCGCGGCTGCGGGCGCATCCGAAGGTATTCACGGTCGCGGCGGTGATCCCGATGATTCCGGGCGTGCCGCTGTTCACGACGTTGATCACGATCCAGCTGATCCAGCAGCACGGCGCGACGGATGCACTGCTGTCGCAAGCGATCAACTCCGGGCTGCGCGCGTTCTTCGTGATCGGCGCGCTCGCGGTCGGGCTTGCGATGCCCGGACTGCTATTCTACCGGCGACGGCCGGTGGTGTGA
- a CDS encoding O-acetylhomoserine aminocarboxypropyltransferase/cysteine synthase family protein has translation MHTSHGLGTKALHAGQQPDPTTGSRAVPLYQTTSYVFRDTEHAANLFALKELGNIYTRIMNPTTDVFEQRVAALEGGSGALAHSSGQSAITDSIFNVAGAGDHIVSVAQLYGGTYNLFHYTLPRLGIEVSFVDADDPDSFRRALRPNTKAFYGEGLGNPALNIFPFEEVAKIAREAGVPLIIDNTCLSPMLNRPFEWGANIVVHSSTKYIGGHGTSIGGIVVDGGNFDWGSGRFPGFTTADASYHGLVHWDAFKSFPPAGGANVAYILKMRLQLLRDIGACISPFNSFMMLQGLETLHLRMPRISENALKIAEFLSQHDRVTWVNYPGLKTSPNHAAAKKYLNGGFGGLLGFGVKGGFEGGRKLMESLKLFSHLANIGDSKSLAIHPASTTHSQLNADEQEAAGVKPDYIRLSLGTEDYADLQADIEQALAKV, from the coding sequence ATGCACACATCCCACGGACTAGGCACCAAGGCGCTCCACGCCGGCCAGCAACCCGATCCCACCACCGGCTCCCGCGCCGTTCCGCTCTACCAAACCACCAGCTACGTCTTCCGCGACACCGAGCACGCCGCGAACCTTTTTGCGCTGAAGGAGCTCGGCAACATCTACACGCGGATCATGAACCCGACGACCGACGTGTTCGAGCAACGCGTCGCCGCGCTCGAGGGCGGTTCCGGCGCGCTCGCGCACAGCTCGGGTCAGTCCGCGATCACCGACTCCATTTTCAATGTCGCCGGCGCTGGCGATCACATCGTCTCCGTCGCCCAGCTCTATGGCGGCACTTACAATCTCTTCCACTACACCCTGCCGCGGCTCGGCATCGAGGTGTCGTTCGTCGACGCCGATGATCCGGACAGTTTTCGCCGCGCGCTCCGGCCAAACACCAAGGCCTTTTACGGGGAAGGCCTCGGCAATCCGGCGCTCAACATTTTCCCGTTCGAGGAGGTCGCCAAGATCGCACGGGAGGCCGGCGTGCCGCTGATCATCGACAACACCTGCCTCTCGCCGATGCTCAACCGGCCCTTCGAGTGGGGCGCCAACATCGTCGTGCACTCGAGCACGAAATACATCGGCGGCCACGGCACGTCGATCGGCGGCATCGTCGTCGACGGCGGCAATTTCGACTGGGGCTCCGGCCGCTTCCCAGGATTCACCACAGCTGATGCGTCCTACCACGGACTAGTGCACTGGGACGCCTTCAAGAGCTTCCCGCCGGCCGGTGGCGCGAACGTCGCCTACATCCTGAAAATGCGGCTGCAGCTGCTGCGCGATATCGGCGCCTGCATTTCGCCGTTTAACTCCTTCATGATGCTGCAGGGGCTGGAAACACTGCATCTGCGCATGCCGCGGATCAGCGAGAACGCGCTCAAGATCGCCGAGTTCCTGTCGCAGCACGACCGCGTCACCTGGGTCAACTATCCCGGGCTGAAGACGAGCCCCAATCACGCCGCGGCGAAGAAATATCTCAACGGCGGATTCGGCGGCCTGCTCGGCTTCGGCGTCAAGGGCGGGTTCGAAGGCGGCCGCAAGCTCATGGAATCGCTCAAGCTCTTCTCGCATCTCGCCAACATTGGCGACTCGAAGTCGCTCGCGATCCATCCGGCGAGCACGACGCACAGCCAGCTCAATGCCGATGAGCAGGAAGCCGCCGGAGTGAAGCCCGACTACATCCGGCTCTCGCTCGGCACGGAGGACTACGCCGATCTGCAGGCCGACATCGAGCAGGCGCTCGCGAAGGTCTGA
- a CDS encoding methyltransferase family protein: MGREEKRSPGLLGTPPIHPVLFLLAKAAIFGAIVPPLMQLAGFRLRAPVPGGRMVALGLAMAAVMLLILGARALGASLRVGLPKEATELKTGGIYRLSRHPLYVALFLAAAAGCLYCPHPVVLISAALTVLLHHRIALAEERFLEQRFGDAWREHRARVPRYLGWPRTHS, translated from the coding sequence ATGGGCCGCGAAGAAAAACGTTCACCGGGACTGCTCGGCACGCCGCCGATTCACCCGGTGCTGTTTTTGCTCGCGAAGGCGGCAATTTTTGGCGCGATCGTGCCGCCGCTGATGCAGCTCGCCGGATTTCGCCTGCGTGCGCCGGTGCCGGGCGGGAGAATGGTGGCGCTCGGGCTCGCGATGGCGGCGGTGATGCTGTTGATTCTCGGTGCCCGCGCGTTGGGCGCGTCGTTGCGGGTGGGGCTGCCGAAGGAAGCGACCGAACTGAAGACAGGCGGAATCTATCGGTTGAGCCGGCACCCGCTTTACGTGGCGCTGTTTCTCGCCGCTGCTGCCGGCTGCCTCTACTGCCCGCATCCGGTGGTGCTGATTTCGGCCGCGCTGACAGTTCTGCTGCATCACCGGATCGCGCTCGCTGAGGAACGTTTCCTCGAGCAGCGGTTCGGCGATGCGTGGCGGGAACATCGGGCGCGGGTGCCGCGGTATCTCGGGTGGCCGAGAACGCATTCATGA